The following nucleotide sequence is from Deltaproteobacteria bacterium.
CCGGAAACCGCTCCAGGAACTTCATGTCGACTCTGCCAGGGTTGCTCGCAAGCACCTCCCGGCCGCGATCGGTGATCTGAAGAAACCCGCGGCGCGCTGCGCCAAGAAGTCCAGCCTTCCCGAGGTAGGTCCGTGCCCAACCAACACGGTTTCGAACCAGTCTGTCACGGCCGCTCGGGAGCATCTGGGAGCGCTCATCTTCGGAAAGACCAAACTCATCGGCCAAGGCCTCCACGACATCAACGAATCGATGTTCACGATCGTCGCCGAGGAGCTTGAGCAACGGCAGCATCAGCGATTGGAAGTCAGGAACCGCCATGCACTTCCATCTAGCTGTCCAACGTCCTGGCGTTCATCGGCGGGCGCAAGAGGGAGCGAAGCGACCGATGCTCCCGTCCGTTGCAACGCCTTGTGGGACGGCGTCGTTCCCCATCAGTCGGGCTGGCAAAGGCAGACCTGTCGCGGGCTCGTCCCGGTGAATTCGCTTCCTCGGAGGTCGCCGTGTCGGCTCAAGAGCTTGAACCGGTTCGCAGCCACCAACGAGAGTAACTCCTGCGGGAAAATCGATCTGAGGTGCAGAGGCGAGACCCACGCATCCCGCTGAGTCGGCGTCGAGATGTACCACGTCGCTCGGTTGACCTGGGTCGCAGCGTCGTAGCCGTTGGTCGCCTCCACCGTGAGTTCTCCGTGGGAAGGGGAGGAGATGCGCATGACGGGATACCGCTCTCCAGTCTCGCGAGCGAGCGTCCGCAGCGTCGGATTGAAGACATCGAACGCGAGGACTCCGCCGCTAACGAGGTGCCGCCGCACCGACGAGAAAAGCCCCGCGAAGTCGGCTGTGGCGCTTAGGTGAAGGAGCGAGTTCCGTGCGATGAAGATCATCGAGAACCGCTCCCCTAAGTCGAAGTTCCGCATGTCACCTTCGACAAGTTCGACGTGCACGCCTACTGCAGCCGCACGCTGGCGCGCTGCCTGCAGCATCTGGGGAGAGTTGTCGATCCCGACGGCTCGTCGTCCCTTGCTAGCGAGCGGCACGATCAGCTGACCGCTGCCGCAAGCGAGTTCGAGAACGGGACCACCGTGGACTCCCGCGAGCTGGTCGTAGAACTGCACGTGGTCCCGCGAAGCCGGAAGGAGCGCGTCGTAGAGTTCAGGATCTTCGTAGAGCATTTGGCCCTAGTTTGTCCGTCCAACTTGTGATGTGCTCCGCCGACGCCCCGGCGCAGCTCCGGCATCGTGTTCCGAAGCCCAGAGCCGGTCAACGGAACCGCGACTGCTTCGCGACTCTGTCGGGCTGGTGACTCGTCGCGGTGTTTGTTGGCACCTGCGAGCTGGCGAGCCGACGGCCGTGCTCCCCGGCTGGTCAGGTTTTGATCACGAAAACGGTCGCAAGGTTGCGGCTGCGACCCCGCCCGAACGCAGGGGCGCGCCGGATGGGGGGCGACGAAGCGGTCGGCTGTGCCGGGCACCGCTGAGGAGACCCCCATCCGGTGCGCCCCGGCGCACGGCCCCGACGAACGCCCCTACCCCTTCGGCGGCATCCGGATCGCGCCGTCGAGGCGGATCACTTCCCCGTTCAGCATCCCGTTCTCGATGATCGTGCGCGCGAGGTGCGCGTACTCGGTGGGCCGTCCGAGGCGGCGCGGGAACGGGACGTTGGCGGCCAGCGCCTGGCGGGCGGGCTCGGGCAGGCCGGCGAGGAGCGGCGTGTCGAAGAGGCCGGGCGCGATCGTCACCACGCGGATGCCGAGCGAGGCCAGGTCGCGCGCGATCGGGAGCGTCATGCCGACCACCGCGCCCTTCGACGCGGAGTAGGCGGCCTGGCCGATCTGGCCGTCGTAGGCGGCGACGGAGGCGGTGTTCACGATCACGCCGCGCTCGCCGTCGGCGTCGGGGGCGTTCTTGCTCATGCGGTCGGCTTCGAAGCGGATCGCGTTGAAGGTGCCCACCACGTTCACCTCGAGCACCTTCACGAACGGCTCGATCGCGTGCGGGCCGTCCTTGGTCACGGTGCGCTGCGCCCAGCCGATGCCCGCGCAGTTCACCGCCATTCGGATGCCGCCGAACTCCGCGACCGCGCGGTCGACCGCGGCCTGCACCTCGTCGGCGCGGGTCACGTCGCAGGGGCAGAAGATCGTGCCGCGGCCGAGCTCGGCTGCGACTTTCTCGCCGGCGGAGCGCGGCAGGTCCAGGATCGCGACGCGCGCGCCCGCGGCGATCAGCTCGCGCACGGTCGCGCCGCCCAGCCCCGAGGCGCCGCCGGTCACGACCGCGCCCATTCCATGAATCTGCATCGCGCTAGGACTCCTGTTCCAGATAGGTGTAGCCGCTCATGCCCTGCTCGAAGCGGCGGCGCAGCAGCGCGGACTCCTCGAGCGTGAGCCGTCCCTCGCGCATCGCGGTCTCGGCCGCCATCCGCACCGACTCGGCCAGCGCGCGGCGGTCGTAGCCCAGGTACTGCACCACCTGCTCGACCGCGTCGCCCTGCACCACCTGCTCGACCGTGTAGCCGCCGTCCTCGTAGATCTTCACGTGAACCGCGTCGGTGTCGCCGAACAGGTTGTGCATCTCGCCCAGCGTCTCCTGATAGGCGCCGACCAGGAAGACTCCGATGTAGTACGGGCGGCCGTTGGGCGCGTGCAGCTCGAGCACGTTCTTCACGTCGCGCAGGTCGATGAACTCGCTCACCTTACCGTCGGAGTCGCAGGTCAGATCCGCGAACGTCCCGCGCCGCAGCGGCGCTTCGTCGAGCCGGTGGATCGGCACGACCGGGAAGAGCTGTTTCATCGCCCACGAGTCGGGCAGTGACTGGAACACCGAGAAGTTCCCGTAGTACTTGTCCGCGAGCTGCCGCTCCAGCCGCTGCAGGTCGTCGGGCACGTAGGTCATCTCGCGCACGATCTTCAGGATCTTCTCGCAGCAGGCCCAGAAGAGCTCTTCCATCCGCGCGCGCGTCTGCAGGTCCAGGTAGCCCAGCGCGAACGCGGTGGTCGCCTCCTCCTTCAGCTGCAGCACGTCGTTGTAGGACTCCTGCACGTTGCGGCCCGAGATCGAGCCGAAGACCTCGAAGAGCTGCTGCAGCACCTTCGGGTCGTCCGCGCCGGGCTGCGTGGGCTGCGGACTGGTGCGCGCGCCGTCCACGGAGAGCACGTCGAAGATCAGCACCGACGCGTGCGAGACCAGCGCGCGTCCGGCCTCGGTGACGATGTCGGGGTGCGGCACCGCCTTCTCGTCGCAGATGTCGCGGATCGCGCTCACCACGTCGTAGGCGTACTCCTGCGTGGTGTAGTTCATCGAGGAATGGAAGTTCGTCTGCGAGCCGTCGTAGTCCACGCCGAGCCCGCCGCCCACGTCGAGCAGCCCCATCGGCGCGCCGAGCTTGTGCAGCTCGGTGTAGATGTGCGACGCCTCGCGGAAGGCGTCCTTGTGGGCGCGGATCGCGGTGACCTGCGAGCCGCTGTGGAAGTGCAGCATTTCGAGGCAGTCGAGCATGTCGTCGTGCCGGAGCCGGTTCACGACGTTCATCAGCTCCTCGGCGGAGAGCCCGAACTTCGAGCGGTCGCCGGAGGACTCCGCCCACTTTCCCGCGCCCTTGCTCGCCAGGCGCGCGCGCACGCCGATGTGCGGCCGGATGCCGAGCTCGCGGCTGATCTTGATCAGCGTGTCGAGCTCGTTGGGCCGGTCGAGCACGATCACCACGTAGCGGCCGAGCCGCTGCGCCAGCAGCGCCAGCTCCATGTAGGCGCGGTCCTTGTAGCCGTTGCAGATGATCAACGCGCCGGGAGTGTCCAGCGTCGCCAGGCCGACCAGGAGCTCGGGCTTGGAGCCGACCTCGAGCCCCAGATGATGGGGGCGCCCGAAGTTCACCAGCTCCTCCACCACCTGGCGCTGCTGGTTGACCTTGATCGGGTACACGCCGCGGTAGCGACCCTTGTACTCGTACTCGCCGATCGCGCGGGCGAAGCAGTCGGAGATGTGCCGGACGCGGCTCGCCAGGATGTCGGAGAAGCGGATCACCAGCGGCGTGCGCAGTCCGCGCCCGCGCAGCTCCGCGACCAGCGCGGGCAGGTTCACGTGCGCGGCGCCCGGCCCGTTGGGGTGCACGAGCACGTCCCCCGTCGAGCTCACGGAGAAATACTCCCCACCCCAATACGGGATGCCGTACAGCTCAGAGGCTTCGCGAACCGTCCAAGCGCGCATCGACTACTCCTCGGCAGACAACTGGCGCGGCGCTCGCATCCACGGGGTGCGAGTCGCGGCGCATGTTAACGCCACTGGAACTACAGGTCGAGCAATTGGCCAAAAAACTTGGGTCACTTCAGCGCGAGCGGGAGCACTTCCGACAGACGCGAGATCTGGTGGTGGGGCGAGCCGGCCGCCCCGACGCCGCTGCCGGGCGGCGGAGCGTCCTCTTCGCGGATCAGCGCCGTCACCATGCCGAGGGCCCGCGCGCCGGCGATGTCCTGCTCCGGCGAGTCGCCGACGAAAAGCACCCGCTCCGGCTCGCAGCTCGCCTTCGCGCAGGCGTAGCGGTAGATGGCCGCGTCGGGCTTGCACGAGCGCGCCTCCTCGGAGCTGGTCCAGTGGTGGAGCAGGTCCGCGAGCCCCGCGCGCTCGATCATCGGGTGCAGGTAGTCGTCGTCGATGTTCGAGACCACGGCGACGCGAAGACCGGACGCGCGCAGCTCCGCGAGCGTGGCCAGGCAGTCCTCGCGGAGCTCGAACTTCTCGGTCACGATCCCGCGCTGGCTCTCGATCAGCCAGTCGACCCAGTCCGCGCGCGGCTCGGCGCCGAGCCCGCGCGCGAAGCGACGCCAGGTGTCCGAGAAGAGCTCCCGGTGCAGGTAGTACGGCTGCTCCTGCAGCGCGAGGTACGCGTCGCGCATCGCCTCGCGGTACGCCGCGCCGATCCGCCCGGGCTCGGCCTCGACGCCGAGCCGGCCCACCGCCTCGTAGACCAGCCGGCCGGTGTCCATGCCCACCTGGCGGTAGCTGAACAGCGTCCCGCCGAAGTCGAAGAAGACGGCGGCGACGCGGGGCCTGCGCGCGCGCTGCGCCGAGGGAGTCGTCACGAGCGCGAGGCTATGCAGCACGCGCCGTCGTGTCAAAAGCGGCTGCGGTAGAATCGCGGACCATGAGTGACGATGGATCGTTTGCGGTCGCGGTGATCGGGGGGGCGACTGCTGGCGCGGAGGCGGCCGACATCTTCGCCAAGCGGGGCTTCCTCACGGTCGTGTTCGAGCAGAACGCGCGGCCGTACGGAAAGGTCGAGGACGGGCTGCCGCGCTGGCACGCGGGCCTGCGCGCGAAGGAGTACGCGGCGATCGACACGAAGCTCGGCCAGCCGAACGTGCACTTCGTGCCGTGCACGCGGGTCGGCCGCGACATCGACCTGCGCGAGCTCGCCGAGTCCTGGGGCTTCCACTGCGTGGTTCTGGCCAACGGCGCCTGGCGCGACCGGCCGCTCTCGGTGCCCGACGCAGAGAAGTGGCTGGGCAAGGGCCTCGTCTACCAGAACCCGTTCATCTACTGGTTCAACCACCGCCACGAGGCGGGCTTCTCCGGCACCCGCTACGAGGCGCTGGACGACACGATCGTGGTCGGCGGCGGGCTGGCCTCGATCGACGTCTCGAAGGCGATCAACCTGGAGCTCGCGCGTCAGGCGCTGGAGAAGCGCGGCGTGCACGCCGACCTCGAAGAGCTCGAGGTGAAGGGAATTCCGAAGGAGCTCGAGAAGCACGGGCTCGGCTGGGCGCAGCTCGGCTTCAAGGGCGCGACGCTCTTCTACCGCCGCCGCCCGGAGGACATGCCGCTGGTTAGCATGCCCGACGGCGCCGACGAGAAGACGCGCGCGAAGATCGAGAAGACGCGCGCGAACATGCTCGAGAAGGCGACCTCGAAGTTCCTGTTCAAGGTGCGCCCGCTTCGCGCGCCGCACTCGCTCCTGATCGAGAACGACCGGGTGGCCGGCATGCGCTTCGCCGTCACGCGGATGGAGGGCGGCAAGCTCGTGCAGACCGACGAGCTCGAAGAGGTGCGCGGCTCGCAGGTGATCAGCTCGATCGGCAGCATTCCCGAGCCGATCGCGGGCGTGCCGATGAAGGGCGAGCTCTACGGCTACTCGGACTGGGACCTCGGCCGGCTGCCCGACTTCCCCACCCTGTTCGCGGCGGGAAACGTCGTCACCGGCAAGGGCAACATCGTCGACTCGCGAAAACACGCGCGGCACGTCGGCGAGCACGTGCGCGACCACTACCTGTCGCTGGCCGAGCGCGTGCGTGAGCTCGAGCCGCTCGCGGCC
It contains:
- the speA gene encoding biosynthetic arginine decarboxylase, which produces MRAWTVREASELYGIPYWGGEYFSVSSTGDVLVHPNGPGAAHVNLPALVAELRGRGLRTPLVIRFSDILASRVRHISDCFARAIGEYEYKGRYRGVYPIKVNQQRQVVEELVNFGRPHHLGLEVGSKPELLVGLATLDTPGALIICNGYKDRAYMELALLAQRLGRYVVIVLDRPNELDTLIKISRELGIRPHIGVRARLASKGAGKWAESSGDRSKFGLSAEELMNVVNRLRHDDMLDCLEMLHFHSGSQVTAIRAHKDAFREASHIYTELHKLGAPMGLLDVGGGLGVDYDGSQTNFHSSMNYTTQEYAYDVVSAIRDICDEKAVPHPDIVTEAGRALVSHASVLIFDVLSVDGARTSPQPTQPGADDPKVLQQLFEVFGSISGRNVQESYNDVLQLKEEATTAFALGYLDLQTRARMEELFWACCEKILKIVREMTYVPDDLQRLERQLADKYYGNFSVFQSLPDSWAMKQLFPVVPIHRLDEAPLRRGTFADLTCDSDGKVSEFIDLRDVKNVLELHAPNGRPYYIGVFLVGAYQETLGEMHNLFGDTDAVHVKIYEDGGYTVEQVVQGDAVEQVVQYLGYDRRALAESVRMAAETAMREGRLTLEESALLRRRFEQGMSGYTYLEQES
- a CDS encoding 3-hydroxyacyl-CoA dehydrogenase, coding for MQIHGMGAVVTGGASGLGGATVRELIAAGARVAILDLPRSAGEKVAAELGRGTIFCPCDVTRADEVQAAVDRAVAEFGGIRMAVNCAGIGWAQRTVTKDGPHAIEPFVKVLEVNVVGTFNAIRFEADRMSKNAPDADGERGVIVNTASVAAYDGQIGQAAYSASKGAVVGMTLPIARDLASLGIRVVTIAPGLFDTPLLAGLPEPARQALAANVPFPRRLGRPTEYAHLARTIIENGMLNGEVIRLDGAIRMPPKG
- a CDS encoding HAD family hydrolase; the protein is MHRHSWSAILPQPLLTRRRVLHSLALVTTPSAQRARRPRVAAVFFDFGGTLFSYRQVGMDTGRLVYEAVGRLGVEAEPGRIGAAYREAMRDAYLALQEQPYYLHRELFSDTWRRFARGLGAEPRADWVDWLIESQRGIVTEKFELREDCLATLAELRASGLRVAVVSNIDDDYLHPMIERAGLADLLHHWTSSEEARSCKPDAAIYRYACAKASCEPERVLFVGDSPEQDIAGARALGMVTALIREEDAPPPGSGVGAAGSPHHQISRLSEVLPLALK
- a CDS encoding class I SAM-dependent methyltransferase; the protein is MLYEDPELYDALLPASRDHVQFYDQLAGVHGGPVLELACGSGQLIVPLASKGRRAVGIDNSPQMLQAARQRAAAVGVHVELVEGDMRNFDLGERFSMIFIARNSLLHLSATADFAGLFSSVRRHLVSGGVLAFDVFNPTLRTLARETGERYPVMRISSPSHGELTVEATNGYDAATQVNRATWYISTPTQRDAWVSPLHLRSIFPQELLSLVAANRFKLLSRHGDLRGSEFTGTSPRQVCLCQPD